The Paenibacillus tianjinensis genome has a window encoding:
- a CDS encoding GNAT family N-acetyltransferase, translating into MAHYKNPEGAGHLRYGMFDIESGAFIGTCGYHYWDHNLKQVEVGYDIWKDYWRQGYMSEELTVLLNICFEHLGVDCIYILTHPQNHASIASVARFGFEACEPCRKVDEDEEPQICMKLTKDAT; encoded by the coding sequence ATTGCCCATTACAAGAATCCAGAGGGAGCAGGCCATCTACGTTACGGAATGTTTGATATAGAAAGCGGGGCATTTATTGGCACATGTGGCTATCACTATTGGGATCATAACCTTAAACAAGTTGAGGTGGGTTATGATATCTGGAAGGATTATTGGAGACAGGGCTATATGTCGGAAGAATTAACAGTACTCCTGAATATCTGCTTTGAGCATCTTGGCGTTGATTGTATTTATATCCTTACCCATCCACAGAACCATGCATCTATAGCAAGTGTCGCCAGATTTGGATTTGAAGCCTGTGAACCTTGCAGGAAAGTTGATGAGGATGAGGAACCACAGATTTGTATGAAATTGACAAAAGACGCTACATGA
- a CDS encoding DUF2691 family protein: MKRGITFGIPNEHGRILGEILKPFDVAAFHWYNGGEEAYFSDMLEPLFPEQTFGMDGILLKEILENYDYYVIFADLKAYPKDKKVIDVQTYEEYLKSDCQFVLLVVDCTYTTIYCKDQEKLANLYHNALSLGFSNVEYTTDDNDYRTRLSVW; this comes from the coding sequence ATGAAAAGAGGGATTACTTTCGGGATTCCGAATGAGCACGGACGTATTCTTGGAGAGATCTTGAAGCCCTTTGATGTAGCAGCATTTCATTGGTATAACGGGGGTGAAGAGGCCTACTTCTCGGATATGTTAGAGCCGCTTTTTCCTGAACAGACTTTCGGGATGGACGGCATTCTGCTGAAAGAGATTTTAGAGAATTATGATTACTACGTCATTTTTGCAGATCTTAAGGCTTATCCGAAGGATAAAAAGGTAATAGATGTTCAGACGTATGAAGAGTATTTAAAAAGTGACTGTCAATTCGTACTGCTCGTGGTCGACTGTACCTATACCACGATTTATTGCAAGGATCAGGAGAAGCTGGCGAACTTATATCACAATGCACTTTCGCTAGGATTCAGTAACGTAGAGTATACTACCGACGATAATGATTATAGAACAAGGTTATCTGTGTGGTAG
- a CDS encoding phosphotransferase enzyme family protein: MEDAIKNILNTHPVIDIAANRYGINREELSYLGGFQNFVYEYQQNDRSYILRVTPDKHRSANQVKAELDWIMYLARNGISASLPILSVNHAWAEVIETPEMSFIAVSFEKAQGHKIPYPECLKDNAIYEQLGQITGKMHALSKLYNKQDTGILRHDWNLNYYLQNIDILPASHDPVKKSYYSIIDTLKKLPMDKDAYGLIHGDMGFGNFHVSEQAGITLFDFDEAQYSWFVEDIAIQIYYLVYVYGGEEGKASREEQALRFMHYFMKGYIKENALDDYWLKQIPVFLKLRELIVYIGAFRNFDGDETFSTSDNQWFKDWIRESRDRLENNVPIVNVW; this comes from the coding sequence GTGGAGGATGCCATTAAGAACATATTGAATACACATCCTGTTATAGACATTGCAGCGAACCGCTACGGAATCAATAGGGAAGAGTTGTCTTACCTTGGCGGGTTTCAGAATTTTGTATACGAATATCAGCAAAATGATAGATCATACATATTAAGAGTTACTCCGGATAAACATCGTTCGGCTAACCAGGTAAAAGCAGAGCTTGACTGGATTATGTATCTGGCTAGAAATGGAATTTCTGCTTCTTTACCTATCCTTTCGGTCAATCATGCTTGGGCTGAGGTTATAGAAACACCGGAGATGTCTTTTATTGCTGTCTCCTTTGAAAAAGCTCAGGGGCACAAGATTCCCTACCCGGAGTGCCTGAAGGATAATGCAATATATGAGCAGCTGGGTCAAATTACAGGTAAGATGCATGCGCTCTCCAAGCTATATAACAAGCAGGACACCGGTATTCTAAGACATGATTGGAATTTGAATTATTATTTACAGAACATAGACATCCTGCCTGCCTCACATGATCCTGTTAAGAAAAGTTATTACAGCATCATTGACACCCTCAAAAAATTACCGATGGATAAAGACGCCTACGGACTTATTCATGGTGATATGGGTTTTGGGAATTTTCATGTGAGTGAGCAAGCCGGGATTACGTTATTCGATTTCGATGAGGCGCAATACAGCTGGTTTGTTGAGGACATTGCCATTCAAATCTATTATCTAGTCTACGTGTATGGAGGAGAAGAGGGTAAAGCTAGTCGTGAAGAACAAGCTCTCCGGTTTATGCATTATTTCATGAAAGGATACATTAAGGAGAACGCATTAGATGATTACTGGCTAAAGCAAATTCCTGTGTTCCTAAAGCTGCGGGAATTAATTGTATACATCGGGGCATTTCGGAATTTTGACGGTGATGAGACATTCAGTACATCAGATAATCAATGGTTCAAGGATTGGATCAGAGAAAGCAGGGACAGATTAGAGAATAATGTTCCTATAGTTAATGTGTGGTAG
- the coaW gene encoding type II pantothenate kinase, with protein MHLGGVALTVLTKVGIDAGGTLIKIAYLKNDKVELVKFPSSQMSFTVSWLHEKFPAARFCVTGGKSDVLQRHLQLSVLKMAEFEATCKGVLFLLQETEDMPQEFVLTNVGTGTSVHIVRPDGHFRIGGTGVGGGTLLGLSRLLTEVSDYDDIVRLAPQGVRDRVDLKVSHIYEGSEPPISGDLTASNFGNITGISSGIETPDYLASVIGLVGETVTTVSVHAAMQHGLSAIVYIGSSFIGNEALAKVVADYTILRGAHPLLLKNGEYSGAIGALLSIE; from the coding sequence ATTCATCTAGGAGGGGTAGCTCTGACGGTTTTAACAAAAGTAGGAATAGATGCCGGCGGTACACTTATTAAAATTGCTTATCTTAAAAATGACAAGGTTGAACTAGTCAAATTCCCGTCCAGTCAAATGTCTTTTACCGTCTCATGGCTACATGAAAAATTCCCCGCTGCCAGGTTTTGTGTGACCGGAGGTAAAAGTGACGTACTTCAGAGACACTTACAGCTGAGCGTCTTGAAAATGGCCGAGTTCGAAGCCACCTGCAAGGGGGTTCTATTTTTACTGCAGGAAACAGAAGACATGCCTCAGGAATTTGTATTGACTAACGTTGGAACTGGAACTTCCGTTCATATCGTAAGGCCAGACGGCCATTTTCGGATCGGCGGTACGGGTGTCGGAGGCGGGACCCTGCTTGGTTTATCCAGACTGCTGACAGAAGTCAGTGACTATGACGATATTGTCCGGCTAGCGCCGCAAGGAGTGCGGGACAGAGTAGACTTGAAGGTTAGTCATATCTATGAAGGCTCAGAGCCGCCTATTTCCGGCGATTTGACAGCCAGTAATTTCGGTAACATCACCGGAATTTCATCCGGCATTGAAACACCTGATTACCTGGCCTCCGTAATCGGATTGGTCGGAGAAACGGTCACCACAGTGAGTGTACACGCTGCTATGCAGCACGGGTTATCGGCGATTGTATACATTGGTTCATCTTTTATAGGGAATGAAGCGCTTGCCAAGGTGGTTGCCGACTACACGATATTACGGGGGGCACATCCATTACTATTGAAAAATGGGGAATACAGCGGTGCGATTGGGGCGCTATTATCGATAGAGTAA
- a CDS encoding DinB family protein, with the protein MIKLFEYNWQVRNDWFDWCETVSREELMKQRTGGIGYILPTLYHIVAVEYGWICGGIQERPIDIPSFEEVASLQQIKDFSARCHTEVAPFVYAWDDSLEDRIMMDILDDGTQEAHPYGEVMRHVIAHEIHHIGQMSIWSREIGKEPVTANLIGRGLFKL; encoded by the coding sequence ATGATCAAACTATTCGAATACAACTGGCAAGTCCGCAATGACTGGTTCGACTGGTGTGAAACGGTGAGCCGGGAAGAGCTGATGAAACAGCGCACAGGTGGTATAGGGTATATTCTCCCCACTCTCTATCATATTGTAGCTGTCGAATATGGCTGGATCTGCGGCGGAATTCAAGAGAGACCAATTGATATCCCTTCGTTTGAGGAGGTGGCCAGTCTGCAGCAAATCAAGGATTTCTCTGCCCGCTGCCACACGGAAGTAGCTCCATTTGTCTATGCGTGGGACGACAGCCTTGAGGACCGTATCATGATGGATATCTTGGACGATGGAACACAGGAAGCCCATCCATACGGTGAAGTTATGCGGCATGTGATCGCTCACGAGATCCACCACATCGGGCAAATGTCTATCTGGTCAAGGGAAATTGGAAAAGAGCCGGTTACTGCAAACTTGATAGGCAGAGGGCTTTTCAAGCTTTAA
- a CDS encoding HAD family hydrolase — protein sequence MDSIIFDLDGTLWDSTEVVVVGWNSVLSSYTEIGNEITKDDLKGIMGLQVAEVGRKLFPNLEEHIQEKILSECCAMECQYLAEQGGMLYEELEAVLQALSTKYKLFIVSNCQAGYIEAFYKYHKLDKYFTDYENPGRTGLSKGENIKLIMQRNNLANPVYVGDTEGDQKAAAFAGIPFVFASYGFGTVSRPDYTINRLKDLVELFN from the coding sequence ATGGATAGCATTATATTTGATTTGGATGGAACCCTCTGGGATTCTACGGAAGTAGTAGTGGTGGGCTGGAATTCAGTATTAAGCAGTTACACTGAGATCGGCAATGAAATCACTAAGGATGATTTGAAAGGAATAATGGGCCTCCAAGTTGCAGAGGTTGGCAGAAAACTGTTCCCTAATCTAGAGGAGCACATTCAAGAAAAGATTTTAAGTGAATGTTGTGCCATGGAGTGCCAGTACCTTGCCGAGCAAGGCGGAATGTTATATGAAGAGCTGGAGGCCGTGCTCCAGGCGTTATCCACTAAATACAAGCTATTCATCGTAAGCAATTGCCAGGCAGGATATATTGAAGCTTTTTATAAGTATCATAAATTGGATAAGTATTTCACAGATTATGAGAATCCGGGTAGAACCGGGCTTTCCAAGGGGGAGAATATTAAGCTGATCATGCAAAGAAACAATTTAGCGAACCCGGTTTATGTGGGGGATACGGAAGGGGATCAGAAGGCGGCTGCGTTTGCCGGAATTCCTTTCGTCTTTGCAAGCTATGGATTCGGGACGGTCAGCCGACCGGATTATACGATTAATCGTTTAAAGGATCTTGTAGAGTTGTTTAACTAA
- a CDS encoding ABC-F family ATP-binding cassette domain-containing protein, which yields MSILNVEKLSHGFGDRAIFTDVSFRLLKGEHIGLIGANGEGKSTFMNIITSKLQPDEGKIEWAKRMRVGYLDQHAVLTKGQSIRDVLRGAFQYLFDMEQEMNDMYGRMGDVTPEELEQLLEDVGTIQDTLTNQDFYMIDAKIDETARGLGLTDIGLDKDVHDLSGGQRTKVLLAKLLLEKPDILLLDEPTNYLDEQHIVWLKRYLQEYENAFILISHDIPFLNSVINLIYHMENQSLSRYVGDYDYFQQVYEAKKQQLESAFKRQQQEISDLKDFVARNKASVATRNMAMSRQKKLDKMEVIELAKEKPKPQFNFKPARTSGKVVFETKDLVIGYDSPLSRPLDLSMERGQKIALVGANGIGKTTLLRSILGQIPAISGSARLGDLLEIGYFEQEIKDANYNTCIEEIWSEFPSFTQFEIRAALAKCGLTTKHIESKIAVLSGGEKAKVRLCKLINRETNLLVLDEPTNHLDVDAKEELQRALKAYKGSILLISHEPEFYRDIVTDTWNCESWTTKVF from the coding sequence ATGAGCATATTAAATGTAGAGAAGCTTAGTCACGGCTTTGGTGACCGTGCTATTTTCACTGATGTATCTTTCCGCCTGCTGAAGGGTGAACATATTGGTCTGATCGGTGCCAACGGTGAAGGGAAATCTACCTTCATGAATATCATCACGTCCAAGCTTCAGCCTGACGAAGGTAAGATTGAATGGGCCAAACGTATGCGGGTAGGCTATCTGGACCAGCATGCTGTGCTGACTAAGGGACAGTCGATCCGGGATGTGCTCCGCGGGGCATTTCAATATCTGTTCGATATGGAACAAGAGATGAATGACATGTACGGCAGAATGGGCGATGTCACTCCGGAGGAGCTGGAGCAGCTGCTGGAGGATGTCGGTACGATTCAGGACACACTGACGAACCAGGATTTCTACATGATCGACGCCAAAATCGATGAAACCGCCCGCGGGCTGGGACTAACAGACATTGGTCTGGATAAGGATGTTCATGATCTCAGCGGCGGACAGCGGACCAAGGTACTATTGGCTAAACTGCTGCTGGAGAAACCCGACATTCTGCTGCTGGATGAGCCTACGAACTATCTGGACGAGCAGCACATCGTCTGGCTGAAGCGCTATCTGCAGGAATATGAGAATGCCTTCATCCTGATCTCGCACGATATTCCGTTTCTTAACAGTGTCATCAACCTGATCTATCACATGGAGAATCAGTCACTGTCGCGGTATGTGGGCGATTATGACTACTTCCAGCAGGTGTATGAGGCGAAGAAACAGCAGCTTGAATCTGCTTTTAAACGCCAGCAGCAGGAAATTTCGGATCTGAAAGATTTCGTGGCCCGTAACAAAGCCAGTGTGGCAACGCGCAATATGGCCATGTCCCGGCAGAAGAAGCTCGACAAGATGGAAGTGATCGAGCTCGCCAAGGAAAAACCGAAGCCGCAGTTCAACTTCAAGCCTGCACGTACCTCCGGTAAAGTGGTATTTGAGACCAAAGACCTCGTCATCGGCTATGACTCTCCATTATCCAGACCCCTGGATCTGAGTATGGAACGCGGCCAAAAAATCGCTCTAGTCGGTGCAAACGGTATCGGTAAAACCACACTGCTGCGCAGCATTCTCGGACAGATTCCGGCAATTTCCGGTTCAGCCAGACTCGGAGATCTGCTGGAAATCGGCTATTTCGAGCAGGAAATTAAGGATGCCAATTACAATACCTGTATCGAAGAGATCTGGAGTGAGTTCCCATCCTTCACGCAGTTCGAGATCCGCGCAGCGCTTGCGAAATGCGGTCTGACGACGAAGCATATCGAGAGCAAGATCGCAGTGTTAAGCGGTGGCGAAAAAGCCAAAGTCCGCCTCTGCAAGCTGATCAACCGTGAGACGAATCTGCTCGTACTGGATGAGCCGACGAACCACCTTGATGTAGACGCCAAAGAAGAGCTGCAGCGAGCCCTCAAAGCATATAAGGGCAGCATTCTGCTGATCTCCCATGAACCTGAATTTTACCGTGATATCGTAACCGATACTTGGAACTGCGAATCGTGGACCACGAAAGTATTCTAA
- a CDS encoding zinc-binding alcohol dehydrogenase family protein gives MTKETMKAVGLIKYLPIDDAESLIDVELEKPVPTGKDILVNVKAISVNPVDVKVRSPKSRVEEAPRVLGWDVAGVVEQVGEDCTLFRPGDEVYYAGSIKRAGGNSEYHLVDERIVGSKPATLSYAEAAALPLTSITAWEGLFDRLGISTGKANNAAKTLLIIGAAGGVGSIAIQLAKHAGLTVIGTASRPESAQWAKGLGADHVINHYEEFLPQLQAAGFAQVDYIFCLNSTEKHWKSMAAAIAPQGKICSIVETDELLNLTLLKDKSVTFVWELMFTRSMFGTPDMIEQHKLLNEIARLVDEGAIRTTTTDKLEPINAANLRKAHAMLESGRTVGKVVLERFE, from the coding sequence ATGACCAAAGAAACAATGAAAGCAGTAGGCTTAATCAAATACTTGCCGATCGATGATGCAGAGAGCCTGATTGATGTGGAGCTGGAGAAGCCGGTCCCAACAGGCAAAGACATTCTGGTAAATGTTAAAGCGATATCTGTAAATCCGGTAGATGTCAAAGTACGCTCCCCAAAAAGCCGGGTAGAGGAAGCCCCAAGGGTGCTCGGTTGGGACGTTGCAGGTGTGGTAGAACAGGTCGGAGAGGATTGCACATTATTCCGTCCTGGTGACGAGGTCTACTATGCAGGCAGCATTAAGCGTGCGGGTGGAAACAGTGAGTATCATCTGGTGGATGAGCGGATCGTCGGTTCGAAACCGGCGACACTGTCGTATGCTGAGGCTGCTGCACTTCCATTAACGTCGATCACGGCGTGGGAAGGGTTGTTTGACCGGCTGGGGATTTCCACGGGCAAGGCTAATAATGCCGCCAAAACGCTTCTGATCATCGGAGCAGCAGGCGGTGTCGGTTCAATCGCCATTCAGCTTGCTAAGCATGCAGGACTGACCGTTATCGGTACGGCATCCCGTCCGGAATCAGCCCAATGGGCGAAGGGATTGGGAGCAGATCATGTGATCAATCATTATGAGGAGTTTCTGCCACAGCTGCAGGCTGCCGGATTTGCCCAGGTGGATTATATCTTTTGCCTGAACAGTACGGAGAAGCACTGGAAGAGTATGGCCGCGGCTATCGCCCCGCAAGGGAAAATCTGCTCGATTGTCGAGACGGATGAACTGCTCAATCTGACCCTGCTCAAGGACAAAAGCGTCACGTTTGTCTGGGAGCTTATGTTCACCCGTTCCATGTTCGGGACTCCAGATATGATTGAGCAGCATAAGCTGCTGAATGAGATCGCACGGCTCGTTGACGAAGGTGCAATTCGCACAACGACGACCGACAAGCTGGAACCGATCAATGCGGCGAACCTGCGTAAGGCACATGCTATGCTGGAATCGGGCCGTACCGTTGGCAAAGTGGTGCTGGAACGCTTCGAATAA
- a CDS encoding LTA synthase family protein, which yields MRLKEPRTLSKRSILFFSIIMLAKSYFAWYYLFEDGPTWSTLFKELPFVLIIFCLIEWFATKRKIAIYMLVNLLITVLFFSLIVYHNHFGIIATSQVIGQAKQVGAVKKSIFAVIHPQYMLIFLDIIIISLIMLSRKKALAWKKAMSRQSNRKVVAVLFCISLVICMMNIFPNKASMNETVQAEQMGILNYEAYALLADQEEEVIDSAQITQSVIDQTKGIQAQNSPILFGAAKGKNLIIIQMESFQNFLIHLSIDGHEITPNMNKLADSSIYFPRFFQQVGQGNTSDAEFIVNTSFYVPPDGPATEIYAPKELPSLPKLLQAQGYDTATFHTNEVDFWNRGELYRALGFNRYYDKAFFGEDDTIFYGSSDEVLYSKTSSELARMNERSEPFYSHVISMSSHNPFSIPENKYQMKLPERYEGTFVGDYIRAQNYADYALGQFIAELKEKGVWDDSLIVLYGDHRGLPIFSLKEEDNVLLEEILGHEYNERDLINIPLIISSAGIPVPSVQNQLGGQVDILPTVANLLGVPVENHIHFGQDLLNQTTYNLLPQRYYLPTGSFVNNEELFLSGSGYEDGQHYTLSGDGNKPLLSTEDEFDRALKLLQLSDSYVSQLPDREVLE from the coding sequence ATGCGATTGAAGGAACCGCGTACACTCAGTAAGAGATCCATACTATTTTTCTCCATTATCATGCTTGCAAAAAGCTATTTTGCCTGGTACTACTTGTTCGAAGACGGCCCGACCTGGAGTACATTGTTCAAAGAACTCCCCTTTGTCCTTATCATATTCTGTCTGATCGAGTGGTTCGCCACGAAACGGAAGATTGCTATCTACATGCTGGTTAATCTGTTAATTACCGTTCTATTCTTTTCACTAATAGTCTACCATAATCACTTCGGGATAATTGCCACTTCACAGGTGATCGGTCAGGCAAAACAGGTGGGAGCGGTCAAAAAGAGTATATTTGCGGTCATACATCCGCAGTATATGCTGATTTTCCTGGATATCATTATTATCAGCCTCATTATGCTAAGCCGGAAGAAAGCGCTGGCCTGGAAGAAAGCCATGTCGCGCCAGAGCAACCGCAAGGTAGTCGCAGTATTGTTCTGTATCTCCCTGGTAATCTGCATGATGAATATCTTCCCCAACAAAGCCAGTATGAATGAGACAGTCCAAGCTGAGCAAATGGGGATTCTGAATTATGAAGCCTACGCCCTGCTTGCGGATCAGGAGGAGGAGGTCATTGACAGCGCCCAGATTACTCAATCGGTGATCGATCAGACCAAGGGTATTCAGGCCCAGAATAGTCCTATTCTCTTCGGTGCCGCCAAAGGCAAGAATCTCATTATCATTCAGATGGAATCCTTTCAGAACTTCTTAATCCATTTGTCGATAGACGGACACGAAATCACACCGAACATGAATAAGCTGGCGGACAGCAGTATCTATTTCCCGCGTTTCTTCCAGCAGGTTGGTCAAGGCAACACCTCTGATGCGGAATTTATCGTAAATACTTCCTTTTATGTTCCGCCGGATGGTCCGGCAACCGAAATTTATGCTCCCAAAGAGCTGCCAAGCTTACCTAAATTACTGCAGGCTCAAGGCTATGATACCGCAACCTTCCATACGAACGAAGTTGATTTCTGGAACCGCGGCGAGCTCTATCGGGCACTTGGTTTTAACCGTTATTATGATAAAGCCTTTTTCGGTGAAGACGACACCATTTTTTATGGTTCTTCTGACGAAGTCCTCTATTCGAAGACCTCATCGGAGCTGGCCCGGATGAATGAACGCAGTGAACCTTTTTATTCCCATGTCATCTCCATGTCTTCCCATAACCCCTTCTCTATTCCGGAGAACAAATATCAAATGAAGCTGCCGGAGCGATATGAGGGTACCTTTGTTGGCGATTACATTCGTGCCCAGAACTACGCGGATTACGCGCTGGGACAGTTTATTGCTGAACTCAAAGAGAAAGGCGTCTGGGACGATAGCTTAATCGTTTTGTACGGAGATCACCGCGGACTGCCAATTTTCTCGCTGAAGGAAGAGGACAACGTTCTTTTGGAAGAAATTCTGGGTCATGAATACAACGAGCGGGATCTGATTAATATTCCCTTAATAATCTCCTCTGCCGGAATTCCGGTTCCAAGCGTACAGAATCAATTAGGCGGACAGGTGGATATTTTACCGACAGTAGCGAATTTGCTGGGTGTGCCTGTGGAGAATCATATTCATTTCGGACAGGATTTATTAAATCAGACGACTTACAATCTGCTGCCTCAGCGTTATTATCTCCCAACAGGATCGTTTGTAAATAACGAAGAGCTGTTCTTATCCGGCAGCGGGTACGAAGACGGCCAGCATTATACGCTGTCTGGTGACGGCAACAAGCCGCTTCTCTCCACCGAGGATGAGTTCGACCGTGCGCTGAAGCTCCTTCAGCTCTCCGATAGCTATGTGTCGCAATTACCGGATAGGGAAGTCTTGGAATAA
- a CDS encoding DNA-binding protein, giving the protein MLHSFPRLRKTWTSLAIAAVLAASLGIPSLKVNAEGPSDPAPSITPATANGKKVLFDNTHAQTAGAADWVIDGAFSDFAGGLAGAGYYVQELRKSTAITLSDLSGYDVFVIPEANIPYKTSEQAALLSYVNAGGSIFFISDHYNADRNKNRWDASEVFNGYRRGAWSSPALGMSAEEAASSAMSGVASSDWLSTNFGVRFRYNALGDVVANNIVAPAQAFNITSGVSTVAVHAGSTLAITNPAKAKGIVYVPTTATAWSSAVDAGVYNGGGVAEGPFVAVAKVSAGKAAFIGDSSSVEDASPKYKKEETGGTKTTYDGYAEEDDATLLLNMVNWLATKESYTSLSAVPGLTLDTATTLSSWEIPANSTQPVAEPWATPASGYKWYDPSTFKSGSYGVAAPSTTNPAYVFEHQATLPNQYEFQVKVILSGLTANSTTSGYSLGIYNGSGTQVAKIKNSDGSWPSSYGYSSAFSLTADSSGVASKTLTVSINPNITGAASMRLRLNSTAKYTESVTIANVPVE; this is encoded by the coding sequence ATGCTTCATAGCTTCCCGCGTCTGCGCAAAACCTGGACGAGCCTGGCCATTGCCGCAGTTCTGGCAGCGTCTTTAGGTATCCCGTCCCTGAAGGTCAATGCGGAAGGACCGTCTGATCCGGCTCCGAGTATCACCCCGGCTACAGCAAACGGAAAGAAAGTTCTGTTCGATAATACGCATGCCCAGACCGCTGGTGCTGCGGATTGGGTCATCGATGGAGCCTTTTCGGATTTTGCGGGCGGTTTGGCGGGTGCTGGCTATTATGTGCAGGAATTGCGTAAAAGCACTGCGATTACATTGTCGGATCTGTCCGGCTACGACGTGTTTGTGATTCCGGAAGCTAACATTCCTTACAAAACATCCGAGCAGGCAGCGCTGCTCAGTTATGTAAATGCCGGGGGCAGTATTTTCTTTATCAGTGATCATTACAATGCGGACCGGAACAAAAACCGTTGGGATGCCTCCGAGGTCTTTAACGGCTACCGGCGGGGGGCCTGGAGTAGTCCTGCACTTGGTATGTCTGCGGAGGAAGCGGCTTCGTCCGCCATGTCTGGCGTTGCTAGCTCAGATTGGCTGTCGACTAACTTTGGCGTGAGATTCCGCTACAACGCGCTAGGTGATGTTGTTGCCAACAACATTGTGGCCCCGGCCCAGGCTTTTAATATTACAAGCGGAGTTTCCACAGTTGCCGTTCACGCCGGTTCAACGCTTGCTATTACCAATCCGGCAAAGGCGAAAGGAATCGTCTATGTGCCGACCACAGCTACGGCCTGGTCGAGCGCAGTAGATGCCGGTGTATATAACGGCGGCGGAGTTGCGGAAGGGCCGTTTGTTGCTGTGGCCAAGGTAAGCGCAGGCAAAGCAGCATTTATCGGGGATTCCTCGTCGGTAGAGGATGCTTCACCCAAATACAAGAAAGAAGAGACCGGCGGTACCAAAACCACCTATGACGGCTATGCAGAAGAGGATGATGCCACCCTATTGCTCAACATGGTCAACTGGTTAGCAACGAAGGAAAGCTATACCTCACTTTCTGCGGTACCCGGGCTTACCTTGGATACAGCCACTACACTGTCCAGTTGGGAAATACCTGCTAACTCCACCCAGCCGGTGGCAGAGCCATGGGCAACTCCGGCTTCCGGATACAAATGGTATGACCCCTCTACGTTTAAAAGTGGTTCTTATGGTGTAGCTGCACCATCTACCACTAACCCGGCATATGTATTTGAACATCAGGCGACACTGCCCAATCAATATGAATTCCAGGTGAAAGTTATCCTGTCAGGTTTGACAGCCAACTCAACAACCTCCGGCTACAGCTTGGGCATCTACAACGGCTCTGGAACGCAGGTTGCGAAGATCAAGAACAGCGACGGTTCCTGGCCGTCTTCCTATGGCTACAGTTCGGCTTTCTCGCTTACGGCTGATTCTAGTGGTGTTGCCTCCAAAACATTAACCGTGTCCATCAACCCGAACATAACCGGTGCGGCCAGTATGCGTCTGCGATTGAACAGTACGGCAAAATACACAGAGTCAGTGACGATTGCGAACGTACCGGTCGAGTAA
- a CDS encoding iron chaperone, with amino-acid sequence MEVFAEYLAKIDHPEHLARVEEVLAWVADSFPGLTPKIAWNQPMFTDHGTYIIGFSVAKQHMAVAPELAGINHFSDKIVQAGYDHTKQLVRIRWEKPVDYSLLKEMIEFNIEDKKDCSTFWRSSK; translated from the coding sequence ATGGAAGTTTTTGCAGAATATTTAGCGAAGATTGATCATCCGGAACATCTGGCACGCGTGGAAGAAGTGTTGGCTTGGGTAGCTGATTCCTTTCCCGGCTTGACACCCAAAATTGCCTGGAATCAGCCCATGTTTACCGATCACGGCACATATATTATTGGCTTTAGCGTAGCCAAACAGCATATGGCGGTTGCCCCTGAACTCGCAGGGATTAATCATTTCTCTGATAAAATTGTGCAGGCCGGCTATGATCATACCAAGCAGCTGGTGCGCATCCGCTGGGAAAAACCGGTGGATTATTCCTTACTGAAGGAAATGATCGAATTCAATATTGAGGATAAAAAAGATTGTTCAACTTTTTGGCGGAGTTCCAAGTGA